In Camelina sativa cultivar DH55 chromosome 16, Cs, whole genome shotgun sequence, a single window of DNA contains:
- the LOC104753550 gene encoding uncharacterized protein LOC104753550: MTTTVTTRVLTDLVQDATMVDIGGTDRPPGEPPDTLGSWVSKVTGRTVGGMPNPDSIVDDAFVMERVSMAFSYNEDGEPEITIGQEVLDAMNGLLKSCMIVKVLGRSMPIAVLQRKLRVLWKPKGAMYVMDLPRQFFMVRFDVEEEYMVALTGGPWRIFGNYLMVQAWTLEFDPLKDEITTTPVWVRISILPYNFYHKAILSWIAQSLGRPVKVYRTTLSFERGRFA; the protein is encoded by the coding sequence ATGACAACTACTGTGACTACTAGGGTTTTGACGGATCTGGTGCAAGATGCTACGATGGTAGATATTGGTGGCACGGATCGACCACCGGGGGAGCCTCCGGATACACTGGGATCATGGGTGTCGAAGGTGACTGGTCGAACTGTGGGTGGCATGCCGAACCCGGACTCTATTGTTGATGACGCGTTTGTGATGGAGAGAGTATCTATGGCGTTTTCGTATAATGAAGATGGGGAACCGGAGATAACTATTGGGCAGGAAGTTCTGGACGCTATGAATGGGTTGTTGAAGAGTTGCATGATTGTTAAAGTGTTAGGACGAAGTATGCCGATTGCGGTCCTGCAGAGGAAGTTGAGGGTGTTGTGGAAACCAAAAGGGGCGATGTATGTCATGGATCTCCCACGGCAATTCTTTATGGTCCGGTTTGACGTTGAGGAGGAGTATATGGTAGCGTTGACAGGAGGACCATGGAGGATTTTTGGTAATTATCTGATGGTCCAGGCTTGGACGCTGGAGTTTGATCCTCTCAAGGATGAGATTACTACAACTCCGGTTTGGGTGAGGATTTCCATCTTACCATATAATTTTTACCATAAAGCTATTCTCTCATGGATCGCCCAGAGTTTGGGGAGGCCAGTGAAAGTGTATCGAACAACGTTATCCTTTGAGAGGGGACGGTTTGCTTGA
- the LOC104750303 gene encoding p21-activated protein kinase-interacting protein 1-like, producing the protein MSIIAGSYERFIWGFKLKPTKHDADNQTLILTPLFSYPSHISPITTVACSGPAAASGGSDDTIHLYDLPSASSLGSLLDHNHTASITALSFYTPSSLSFPRNLISAAADGSVAIFDTDPFVLLKSFRPHKKAVNDLAIHPSGKLALAVYRDEFFTMLNLVRGKRSFCCRLGHEASLVKFDPSGESFFMVVNNKVGVHQSEDAKLLLELENPSRKRILCATPGESGTLFTGGEDRAITAWDTNSGKLAYSIEDAHPARIKGIVVLTRNESDGSLEDPYLIGSASSDGIIRVWDVRMAAKENTKPLAETNTKSRLTCLAGSALRSMRRPQIGKQ; encoded by the exons ATGAGCATCATCGCAGGCTCGTACGAGAGATTCATTTGGGGTTTCAAGCTTAAACCCACCAAGCACGACGCCGATAaccaaaccctaattctcacACCTCTCTTCTCATACCCATCCCATATCTCCCCAATCACCACCGTCGCTTGTTCCGGTCCCGCCGCTGCTTCGGGCGGCTCCGACGATACAATCCACCTCTACGATCTTCCTTCCGCTTCCTCCCTCGGCTCTCTCCTAGACCACAACCACACAGCCTCCATCACTGCTCTCTCCTTCTACACTCCTTCTTCACTCTCCTTCCCTCGTAACCTCATCTCCGCCGCCGCAGATGGCTCCGTCGCTATATTCGATACTGATCCTTTCGTTCTTCTTAAGTCCTTTCGTCCTCATAAGAAGGCGGTTAATGATTTGGCGATTCATCCTTCTGGGAAGCTTGCTTTAGCTGTTTATCGTGATGAGTTCTTTACGATGCTGAATCTTGTGAGAGGAAAGAGGAGTTTTTGCTGTAGGTTAGGTCATGAGGCGAGTCTTGTCAAGTTTGATCCGAGTGGTGAAAGTTTTTTCATGGTTGTGAATAATAAAGTTGGAGTTCATCAGTCTGAGGATGCTAAGCTTCTTCTTGAGCTCGAGAATCCGAGCCGCAAACGTATACTCTGCGCTACTCCCGGGGAG AGTGGAACTCTGTTTACAGGTGGTGAGGATCGGGCTATAACAGCTTGGGACACAAATAGTGGGAAGCTTGCTTATTCAATAGAAGATGCTCACCCAGCTCGAATCAAAGGTATTGTTGTGCTTACCAGGAATGAAAGTGACGGCTCCTTGGAAGATCCATACTTGATTGGTTCTGCATCATCTGATGGGATCATACGTGTTTGGGATGTCCGAATGGCGGCTAAAGAGAATACAAAACCATTAGCCGAGACGAATACTAAATCAAGGCTTACATGTCTTGCCGGGTCAGCTCTTAGAT CTATGAGACGGCCACAGATTGGAAAGCAGTAA
- the LOC104750304 gene encoding uncharacterized protein LOC104750304 produces MTSLLWLTAEEAAKNRGKVLSLYRQLLRSINSPKLQLSYASRLAKKAEVRTIFLFGSEEVSKHNVADLIRTAEYALSQLKQGKIPNNTTQY; encoded by the coding sequence ATGACGAGTCTGTTATGGTTAACGGCAGAAGAGGCTGCAAAGAACAGAGGAAAAGTTCTTTCTTTGTACCGACAACTACTTAGGAGCATCAACTCGCCAAAATTGCAGCTTAGTTATGCGTCAAGACTTGCCAAGAAAGCTGAGGTTAGGACCATCTTCTTGTTTGGCTCTGAGGAGGTTTCAAAACACAATGTTGCCGATCTCATCCGTACTGCTGAATATGCTCTCTCCCAGTTGAAACAAGGCAAAATCCCCAACAACACCACTCAGTACTGA
- the LOC104750305 gene encoding ERAD-associated E3 ubiquitin-protein ligase HRD1B-like isoform X1, protein MIQLKVYAGVSTLASLAVIYHAFSTRGQFYPAAEYLSTSKINLVVLLNMGLVLMFSLWNLVKIVFLGSLREAEVERLNEQAWRELMEILFAVTIFRQDFSVGFISLVVTLLLIKGLHWMAQKRVEFIETTPSVTLLSHVRIVSFLVFLLLLDGLLTYSSMRQLILSRKASMSVFFTFEYMILATTTVSVIVNYAFYVTDMLKEGQWEGKPVYTFYLELVRDLLHLSMYLCFFLMIFMNYGLPLHLIRELYETFRNFKIRVTDYLRYRKITSNMNDRFPDATPEELSSNDATCIICREEMTSAKKLVCGHLFHVHCLRSWLERQNTCPTCRALVVPAENATSAASGNRGPHQQSLQQGIGSSSSDGQGSSVAGAASENMSRHEARLQAAASAASMYGRSVVYPSCANTLAWSQGYSLLPQTEVEAQRRFLESQIEVLQNQLGLLEKRTTVVDKKGKSVAETAE, encoded by the exons ATGATTCAGCTAAAGGTTTACGCAGGAGTCAGTACCCTCGCGTCATTGGCTGTGATTTACCATGCTTTCAGTACCAGAGGTCAATTTTACCCAGCGGCTGAGTATCTGTCGACGTCCAAGATCAATTTGGTGGTTCTTTTGAACATGGGTTTGGTTCTAATGTTCAGTTTATGGAATCTTGTCAAAATTGTGTTTCTGGGTTCTCTTAGAGAAGCTGAGGTTGAGCGTTTGAATGAGCAAGCGTGGAGAGAACTCATGGAGATTCTCTTTGCTGTCACTATTTTTCGACAGGACTTCTCTGTTGGCTTTATCTCTTTGGTTGTGACTCTTTTGTTGATCAAGGGTTTGCATTGGATGGCTCAGAAGAGAGTCGAGTTTATTGAGACTACTCCTTCTGTCACTTTACTCTCTCATGTTCGTATTGTTTCCTTCTTGGTGTTTCTTCTGCTTTTAGATGGCCTCCTTACGTATTCTTCTATGCGGCAATTGATTCTGTCCCGGAAAGCTTCTATGTCTGTCTTCTTCACGTTTGA GTATATGATTCTTGCAACAACAACTGTTTCTGTTATTGTAAACTATGCCTTCTATGTCACGGATATGCTCAAGGAAGGTCAATGGGAAGGAAAACCAGTATATACCTTCTATCTGGAGCTCGTCCGTGACTTGCTTCACTTGTCCATGTATCTTTGCTTCTTCCTCATGATATTcat GAACTATGGCCTTCCTTTGCATCTAATAAGAGAGCTCTACGAAACGTTCAGAAACTTCAAGATTCGTGTGACTGATTACCTCCGATATCGTAAAATCACTTCCAATATGAATGATCGGTTTCCTGATGCAACTCCTGAAGAACTTAGCTC AAATGATGCCACTTGTATCATATGTCGTGAAGAAATGACCTCAGCGAAGAAATTAGTATGTGGCCATCTATTTCATGTGCATTGTCTCCGGTCATGGTTGGAACGACAAAACACATGTCCCACCTGCAGAGCGCTGGTTGTGCCAGCTGAGAATGCTACATCAGCAGCTTCTGGAAACCGTGGACCACACCAACAATCCCTGCAGCAGG GAATCGGTAGTTCCAGTTCAGATGGCCAGGGATCTTCAGTAGCTGGTGCTGCCAGTGAGAATATGAGCAGGCACGAAGCTAGGTTGCAAGCTGCTGCTTCTGCAGCCTCCATGTATGGGAGATCCGTTGTTTATCCATCTTGTGCAAACACACTAGCATG GTCTCAAGGTTATTCATTGCTTCCTCAGACGGAGGTAGAAGCACAGAGGAGATTTCTTGAGTCCCAAATAGAG GTGTTGCAAAACCAACTTGGGCTTCTGGAGAAGCGGACGACTGTAGTAGATAAGAAAGGAAAGTCAGTTGCGGAAACTGCAGAATGA
- the LOC104750305 gene encoding ERAD-associated E3 ubiquitin-protein ligase HRD1B-like isoform X2 — protein sequence MGLVLMFSLWNLVKIVFLGSLREAEVERLNEQAWRELMEILFAVTIFRQDFSVGFISLVVTLLLIKGLHWMAQKRVEFIETTPSVTLLSHVRIVSFLVFLLLLDGLLTYSSMRQLILSRKASMSVFFTFEYMILATTTVSVIVNYAFYVTDMLKEGQWEGKPVYTFYLELVRDLLHLSMYLCFFLMIFMNYGLPLHLIRELYETFRNFKIRVTDYLRYRKITSNMNDRFPDATPEELSSNDATCIICREEMTSAKKLVCGHLFHVHCLRSWLERQNTCPTCRALVVPAENATSAASGNRGPHQQSLQQGIGSSSSDGQGSSVAGAASENMSRHEARLQAAASAASMYGRSVVYPSCANTLAWSQGYSLLPQTEVEAQRRFLESQIEVLQNQLGLLEKRTTVVDKKGKSVAETAE from the exons ATGGGTTTGGTTCTAATGTTCAGTTTATGGAATCTTGTCAAAATTGTGTTTCTGGGTTCTCTTAGAGAAGCTGAGGTTGAGCGTTTGAATGAGCAAGCGTGGAGAGAACTCATGGAGATTCTCTTTGCTGTCACTATTTTTCGACAGGACTTCTCTGTTGGCTTTATCTCTTTGGTTGTGACTCTTTTGTTGATCAAGGGTTTGCATTGGATGGCTCAGAAGAGAGTCGAGTTTATTGAGACTACTCCTTCTGTCACTTTACTCTCTCATGTTCGTATTGTTTCCTTCTTGGTGTTTCTTCTGCTTTTAGATGGCCTCCTTACGTATTCTTCTATGCGGCAATTGATTCTGTCCCGGAAAGCTTCTATGTCTGTCTTCTTCACGTTTGA GTATATGATTCTTGCAACAACAACTGTTTCTGTTATTGTAAACTATGCCTTCTATGTCACGGATATGCTCAAGGAAGGTCAATGGGAAGGAAAACCAGTATATACCTTCTATCTGGAGCTCGTCCGTGACTTGCTTCACTTGTCCATGTATCTTTGCTTCTTCCTCATGATATTcat GAACTATGGCCTTCCTTTGCATCTAATAAGAGAGCTCTACGAAACGTTCAGAAACTTCAAGATTCGTGTGACTGATTACCTCCGATATCGTAAAATCACTTCCAATATGAATGATCGGTTTCCTGATGCAACTCCTGAAGAACTTAGCTC AAATGATGCCACTTGTATCATATGTCGTGAAGAAATGACCTCAGCGAAGAAATTAGTATGTGGCCATCTATTTCATGTGCATTGTCTCCGGTCATGGTTGGAACGACAAAACACATGTCCCACCTGCAGAGCGCTGGTTGTGCCAGCTGAGAATGCTACATCAGCAGCTTCTGGAAACCGTGGACCACACCAACAATCCCTGCAGCAGG GAATCGGTAGTTCCAGTTCAGATGGCCAGGGATCTTCAGTAGCTGGTGCTGCCAGTGAGAATATGAGCAGGCACGAAGCTAGGTTGCAAGCTGCTGCTTCTGCAGCCTCCATGTATGGGAGATCCGTTGTTTATCCATCTTGTGCAAACACACTAGCATG GTCTCAAGGTTATTCATTGCTTCCTCAGACGGAGGTAGAAGCACAGAGGAGATTTCTTGAGTCCCAAATAGAG GTGTTGCAAAACCAACTTGGGCTTCTGGAGAAGCGGACGACTGTAGTAGATAAGAAAGGAAAGTCAGTTGCGGAAACTGCAGAATGA